A window of Oceanotoga teriensis contains these coding sequences:
- a CDS encoding enolase C-terminal domain-like protein — MIRKRDVFYWQERSILKNLNMEWKEHIVFKIIDEDGIEGLGSATPYKNFGETFKTTMAVVESLRRFSENFDDLNELYDFQTDLEFIIKKEHAAKTAVLLAISDYLIKKNSIDISKILYTKKDNTYQETLKRVYWKKDLNIYSLNLDKKNTLKFEFIEKPDLKDIINIKKLFGKYDLWFDFRGFLNYHEFRRVYNILKDLSIIGFEQPVKPGSEDNIYDMYELPIFWDESIENMENIKKLKGQGLVLDITKMGGLLNMRKALNISELFGFETVISTRLEHPYNINWSKKIKNSFNFVDLNIDNYIVKTSK, encoded by the coding sequence ATGATTAGAAAAAGAGATGTTTTTTATTGGCAAGAGAGATCTATACTAAAAAATTTAAATATGGAATGGAAAGAACACATAGTATTTAAAATAATCGACGAAGATGGTATTGAAGGATTAGGAAGTGCAACTCCTTATAAAAATTTTGGAGAAACCTTTAAAACAACTATGGCTGTAGTGGAATCATTGAGAAGATTTAGTGAAAATTTTGATGATTTAAATGAATTATATGATTTTCAAACAGATTTAGAATTTATCATAAAAAAAGAACATGCTGCAAAAACGGCTGTTTTGTTAGCTATTTCAGATTATTTAATCAAAAAAAATTCAATAGATATTTCAAAAATATTATATACAAAAAAAGACAATACATATCAGGAAACCCTTAAAAGGGTTTATTGGAAAAAAGATTTAAATATATATTCTTTAAATTTAGATAAAAAAAATACATTAAAATTTGAATTTATAGAAAAACCTGATTTAAAAGATATTATAAATATAAAAAAATTATTTGGAAAATATGATTTATGGTTTGATTTTAGAGGTTTTTTAAATTATCATGAATTTAGACGTGTTTATAATATTTTAAAAGATCTATCTATTATAGGATTTGAACAACCTGTCAAACCTGGAAGTGAAGATAATATTTATGATATGTACGAATTACCTATATTTTGGGATGAATCTATAGAAAATATGGAAAATATAAAGAAATTAAAAGGACAAGGATTAGTATTAGATATAACTAAAATGGGTGGATTATTGAATATGAGAAAAGCTTTAAACATATCTGAATTATTTGGATTTGAGACCGTTATATCTACAAGATTAGAACATCCTTATAATATTAATTGGTCTAAAAAAATTAAAAATTCTTTTAATTTTGTGGATTTAAATATTGATAATTATATTGTAAAAACTTCTAAATAG
- a CDS encoding alanyl-tRNA editing protein: MNTLEILSVKKLKNFYNVKIKNNPFYPDGKGGQLGDRGFINNIKVLKSYEDGVDITDELSPGIHSYLIDKNNRFDIAQQHTSQHLLSAILKDKFDIDTLSFHMSEEYSSIDIDLNNLNEEIITEIEQIFSNYVLESLNVEEILTDKNNISKFNLRKKISDKIEDDIRLIKIGNIDISACGGFHVKNTSELKLLKIINIEKVKGNLLRIYYLSGDRALKYFSFLHKTLKSISNDLSTSIYDSKSKIYNLLNENKELIKDLKNLKQLYSKVIGENLNNIDDDIIFFEDENNHAEFAFNYIDLTEKVFIYKYNDQISIFSENININDLINKLKTDYNIKGGGSKNRGNIKGDISINSIIKVIKNN; this comes from the coding sequence TTGAATACTTTAGAAATTTTATCTGTTAAAAAATTAAAAAATTTTTATAATGTAAAAATAAAAAATAATCCATTTTATCCTGATGGTAAAGGCGGGCAACTTGGAGATAGAGGTTTTATAAATAATATAAAAGTTTTAAAAAGTTATGAAGATGGTGTTGATATAACAGATGAATTATCACCTGGTATTCATTCATATTTAATAGATAAAAATAATAGATTTGATATAGCTCAACAACATACATCTCAGCATCTTTTATCGGCAATATTAAAAGATAAATTTGATATCGACACATTGAGTTTTCATATGTCTGAAGAATATTCTTCTATTGATATTGATTTAAATAATCTGAATGAAGAAATAATAACAGAAATCGAACAAATTTTTTCAAATTATGTTTTAGAATCACTAAATGTTGAAGAGATTTTAACTGATAAAAATAATATCTCAAAATTTAATTTGAGAAAAAAAATATCTGATAAGATCGAAGATGATATAAGATTAATAAAAATTGGAAACATAGATATTTCAGCTTGTGGAGGATTTCATGTAAAAAATACTTCAGAATTAAAATTATTAAAAATAATAAATATAGAAAAAGTAAAAGGGAATCTTTTAAGAATATATTATCTTTCTGGTGATAGAGCCTTAAAATATTTTAGTTTTTTACATAAGACATTAAAATCAATTTCAAATGACTTGAGTACATCTATTTATGACTCAAAATCAAAAATTTATAATCTTTTGAACGAAAATAAAGAATTGATAAAAGATCTAAAAAATTTAAAGCAACTTTATTCTAAAGTAATTGGAGAAAATTTAAATAATATTGATGATGATATTATATTTTTTGAAGATGAAAATAATCATGCAGAGTTTGCTTTTAATTATATTGATTTAACAGAAAAAGTTTTTATATATAAGTATAATGATCAAATAAGTATTTTTTCTGAAAATATTAATATCAATGATTTAATAAACAAATTAAAAACTGATTATAATATTAAAGGTGGAGGTTCTAAAAATAGAGGAAACATAAAAGGAGATATTTCAATAAATTCGATAATAAAGGTTATAAAAAATAATTAG
- the smc gene encoding chromosome segregation protein SMC: protein MKLKTLEIEGFKSFAKKTSIDINKNLIAIVGPNGSGKSNVVDAIRWMLGEQSNKQMRIQDREDVVFSGTNKHKPSKFAMVSLIIEIDEKNIKLTKYFDKNKGNIYSINDKNSTLKDILNLFSNGIGKQFYSIISQGQVSDIVNSSSEQLKNIIIDASEIKDFLDKKNYSLKLLEKTQENLDRINDILYMTEKRLKSLSIRAGRAKKYLENKQQLQNIGKIYFGASKIYKMNTIDTLEKEKHNISLDLKKLYSEQFDIERKYRSLKEEIDNVEDEINKNTDLIESYRSRTSSLEKEKERLNESINELNSEILSIDWKINNFDERLKNEEQKLEEVSTLEKTYNIDFERIYNEYEEILSKKNDLENTVSQKQKLYNEKKFFYNTLIDEINKNNTLIEQKNNSIIGKKERLEFLKTEFENKSNKIESVELSLKKIREKLTIKSEEEKSLINTIKEKITALKDLNSEYNVLKNDLENRKSERIQLKNKLENLNLQISEYAGYSSVIKEFFKEFKDDDNVVDVVANIVEINEQYEEAISSSAGYKLQNIVIKSSSYSKFYIDFLKNLRMGKITFLPLDLLKTKSYLNKKFLNEPGVIDYLINIIKFDNKYQKIMEYVFSNTILVNDIESAINLSKVGFNSNIVTINGETVSGQGSISAGKNKYDYSSSILKRKRELQETIFLLEENKENIIYSESEIKKISEKIIKLNDIVREEKEKLNDLISEKNIHNNEFKSLNEELKNLISSNKNISERIYNYEDEIEILKEDIINFQKINSENENKTLNLKKEIETLEIENSDFNLKITELKQTLLEKKYQKDSLDEKINYYNQKKVESLKNIDHIKSEIIDLNEKYSNIKNTLESKNNDIKRVEIEYDSLNTEITKIFDIMKSSRSGKFEKAEDLEILETEKNNLKELINEKKERNNSINYEIENVKHEIEFLTEKANNLDIEASEFELVELDEIELKSYSNKIKEIENYLKNLGSVDLTVLDEFNEVENEFNTQNMEKEDIVESYNKLKSSINDLDSNAEKIYGDFFEKLNEKFKIYISQLFINGYGELRLVGEGKIFEQGIQISVKKSGRNFQKLSLFSGGEKALIAIAFLFSLMDLNPSPFYILDEIDAPLDDINADKIASLIKNNAHKSQFMIITHNKLMMEIAEIFHGITMKNGVTYVVPVDFKEFSNIS, encoded by the coding sequence ATGAAATTAAAAACCCTTGAAATAGAAGGTTTTAAAAGTTTTGCAAAAAAAACCTCCATTGATATCAATAAAAATCTCATAGCAATAGTAGGTCCTAATGGTTCTGGAAAATCAAATGTTGTTGATGCTATCAGATGGATGTTGGGTGAACAGTCTAATAAACAAATGAGAATTCAAGACAGAGAAGATGTTGTTTTTTCTGGAACTAATAAACATAAACCTTCGAAATTTGCTATGGTTAGTCTCATAATTGAAATTGATGAAAAAAACATAAAATTGACTAAATACTTTGATAAGAATAAAGGAAATATATATTCTATTAATGATAAAAACTCTACTTTAAAAGATATTTTAAATCTTTTTTCTAATGGAATAGGAAAACAATTCTATTCTATAATTTCTCAAGGACAAGTTTCAGATATAGTAAATTCTTCTTCTGAACAATTAAAAAATATCATTATTGATGCTTCAGAAATAAAAGATTTCTTAGATAAAAAAAATTATTCTTTAAAATTATTAGAAAAAACACAAGAAAATTTAGATAGAATAAATGATATTCTTTATATGACAGAAAAAAGATTAAAGTCTTTATCTATAAGAGCAGGAAGAGCAAAAAAATATCTTGAAAATAAGCAACAATTACAAAATATTGGAAAAATTTATTTTGGTGCCTCAAAAATATATAAAATGAATACGATTGATACTTTAGAAAAAGAAAAGCATAATATAAGTTTAGATTTAAAAAAACTTTATTCTGAACAATTTGATATTGAAAGAAAGTATAGATCTTTGAAAGAAGAAATTGATAATGTTGAAGATGAAATAAATAAAAATACTGATTTAATCGAGAGTTATAGAAGTAGAACTTCTTCTCTTGAAAAAGAAAAAGAAAGATTAAATGAATCTATAAATGAATTAAACTCTGAAATACTTTCAATAGATTGGAAAATCAATAATTTTGATGAAAGATTAAAAAACGAAGAACAAAAATTAGAAGAAGTTTCAACTTTAGAAAAAACTTATAATATAGATTTTGAAAGAATATATAATGAATATGAAGAAATTCTTTCAAAAAAAAATGATTTAGAAAATACGGTATCTCAAAAGCAAAAATTATATAATGAGAAGAAATTTTTTTATAACACATTAATAGATGAAATAAATAAAAATAATACTTTAATCGAACAAAAAAATAATTCTATTATAGGGAAAAAAGAGAGATTGGAATTTTTAAAAACAGAATTTGAAAATAAATCGAATAAAATAGAATCAGTTGAACTTTCTCTAAAAAAAATAAGAGAAAAATTGACCATTAAATCAGAAGAAGAAAAAAGTCTAATAAATACCATAAAAGAAAAAATTACTGCCTTAAAAGACTTAAATTCTGAATATAATGTATTAAAAAATGATTTGGAAAATAGAAAAAGTGAAAGAATTCAATTAAAAAATAAACTTGAAAACTTAAACCTTCAAATTTCTGAATATGCTGGATATTCATCAGTTATAAAAGAATTTTTTAAAGAATTTAAAGATGATGATAATGTTGTAGATGTAGTAGCAAATATTGTAGAAATAAATGAACAATATGAAGAAGCTATATCTTCTTCAGCTGGATACAAACTCCAAAATATAGTAATTAAAAGTTCTTCTTACTCTAAATTCTATATTGATTTTTTAAAAAATTTGAGAATGGGTAAAATAACTTTTTTACCTTTAGATCTTTTAAAGACTAAATCATATTTAAATAAAAAATTTCTGAATGAACCTGGTGTTATAGACTATTTAATAAATATAATAAAATTTGATAATAAATATCAAAAAATAATGGAATATGTTTTTTCAAATACAATACTTGTTAATGATATTGAAAGTGCCATAAATCTATCAAAAGTTGGATTTAATAGCAATATAGTTACAATTAATGGAGAAACTGTAAGTGGTCAGGGATCTATAAGTGCTGGTAAAAACAAATATGATTATTCTTCTTCTATTTTGAAAAGAAAAAGAGAATTACAAGAAACTATTTTCTTATTAGAAGAAAATAAAGAAAATATTATATATTCTGAATCTGAAATAAAGAAAATAAGTGAAAAAATAATTAAGTTAAATGATATTGTAAGAGAGGAAAAGGAAAAACTTAATGATCTGATTTCTGAAAAAAATATACATAATAATGAATTTAAAAGTTTGAATGAAGAATTGAAAAACTTAATTTCTTCAAATAAAAATATTTCTGAAAGAATTTATAATTATGAAGATGAAATTGAAATTCTTAAAGAAGATATTATAAATTTTCAAAAAATAAATTCCGAAAATGAAAATAAAACATTGAATTTAAAAAAAGAAATTGAAACTTTAGAAATTGAAAATAGTGATTTTAACCTTAAAATTACTGAATTAAAACAAACATTATTAGAAAAGAAATATCAAAAAGATTCTTTGGATGAAAAAATAAATTATTATAATCAAAAAAAAGTAGAATCATTAAAAAATATAGATCATATAAAAAGTGAGATAATTGATTTAAATGAAAAATATTCTAATATTAAAAATACCCTTGAATCTAAAAATAATGATATAAAAAGAGTAGAAATTGAATATGATAGTTTAAATACTGAAATTACAAAAATATTTGATATAATGAAATCTTCAAGAAGCGGTAAATTCGAAAAAGCCGAAGATCTTGAAATACTCGAAACAGAAAAAAACAACTTAAAAGAATTAATAAATGAAAAAAAAGAAAGAAATAATAGTATAAACTATGAAATAGAAAATGTTAAACATGAAATCGAATTTTTGACTGAAAAAGCAAATAATTTAGATATAGAAGCATCAGAATTTGAGCTTGTAGAACTCGATGAAATTGAATTAAAATCTTATTCTAATAAAATAAAAGAAATAGAAAATTATCTTAAAAATCTTGGTTCTGTTGATTTAACCGTATTAGATGAATTTAATGAAGTTGAAAATGAATTCAATACTCAAAATATGGAAAAAGAAGATATAGTAGAATCTTATAATAAATTAAAAAGTTCTATAAATGATTTAGATTCAAATGCAGAAAAAATTTATGGAGACTTTTTTGAAAAATTAAATGAAAAATTTAAAATATATATATCTCAACTATTTATTAATGGCTATGGAGAATTGAGACTTGTAGGTGAAGGTAAAATATTTGAACAAGGGATACAAATTTCTGTGAAAAAATCTGGTAGAAATTTTCAAAAATTATCTCTTTTTTCTGGTGGTGAAAAAGCTTTAATAGCGATAGCTTTTTTATTTTCCTTGATGGATTTAAATCCAAGTCCTTTCTATATATTAGATGAAATTGATGCTCCATTAGATGATATAAATGCAGATAAAATAGCTTCATTAATAAAAAATAATGCCCATAAATCTCAATTTATGATAATAACTCATAATAAACTTATGATGGAAATAGCTGAAATTTTTCATGGTATAACCATGAAAAATGGCGTTACATATGTAGTTCCAGTCGATTTTAAAGAATTTTCAAATATATCTTAA
- a CDS encoding uracil-DNA glycosylase, with protein sequence MANIKEMNFIKDKIKICEKCSLHLSRNNTVPGEGNINSKIVFVGEGPGADEDSSGRPFVGRAGKLLDVMFKDWAKIDRNQIFITNIVKCRPPKNRVPSDEEMNSCGHFLEAQLIQIKPKIIVTLGSTSMKYLTNKTKITESRGKFYDWYSGIKIFPTFHPSYLLRNPSMQKGTPRWYSWLDMRAIGIMIKALNNDKNVEDIVKAVTKIMKDSGGI encoded by the coding sequence ATGGCAAATATAAAAGAAATGAACTTTATAAAAGATAAAATAAAAATATGTGAAAAATGTTCTCTGCATTTAAGCAGAAATAATACTGTACCTGGCGAAGGTAATATAAATTCTAAAATAGTTTTTGTTGGAGAAGGTCCTGGTGCTGATGAGGATTCTTCTGGCAGACCTTTTGTTGGTAGAGCAGGGAAATTACTTGATGTGATGTTTAAAGACTGGGCAAAAATAGATAGAAATCAAATTTTTATAACTAATATCGTGAAATGCCGTCCACCTAAAAATAGAGTTCCTTCAGATGAAGAAATGAATTCTTGTGGACATTTTCTCGAAGCTCAATTAATTCAAATTAAACCAAAGATAATAGTTACATTGGGTTCTACAAGTATGAAATATTTAACTAATAAAACTAAAATAACAGAATCGAGAGGAAAATTTTATGATTGGTATTCAGGAATTAAAATATTTCCAACATTTCATCCAAGTTATCTTTTAAGAAATCCTTCAATGCAAAAAGGAACTCCAAGATGGTATTCTTGGCTCGATATGAGGGCCATTGGAATAATGATTAAAGCCTTAAATAATGATAAAAATGTTGAAGATATAGTAAAAGCAGTGACTAAGATAATGAAAGATTCTGGAGGAATTTAA
- a CDS encoding diguanylate cyclase domain-containing protein, with translation MNSLYSTYMDIDEGETKEKILEILDENNIEVEKEDIFNSDFAIVKETLNYSFPHIVVSNTMENINSNQLFKYDGIDFILKNFDEDFIRLKIQNAIYFVMARGSRGAFKQRIKNELEKLNRSGGSFSLALVSVLDFYKHKNNLSSIELDETVKDIYKMIKISTRKSDEVMKISRKEFGILLPFTELRNAEIACERIKRRSNKIKSSYRNISLAFGITEVSNPNEDLNKILEKLKKALYISEGNRGDVAFL, from the coding sequence ATGAATTCTTTATATTCGACATACATGGATATTGACGAGGGGGAAACAAAAGAAAAAATTTTAGAAATACTAGATGAAAACAATATTGAGGTGGAAAAAGAAGACATTTTTAATTCTGATTTTGCAATAGTTAAAGAAACTCTCAATTATTCTTTTCCTCATATAGTAGTTAGTAATACGATGGAAAACATAAACTCAAATCAACTGTTTAAGTATGATGGTATAGATTTTATATTAAAAAATTTTGATGAAGATTTTATAAGGTTAAAGATACAAAATGCTATTTATTTTGTAATGGCTAGAGGTAGTAGAGGTGCATTCAAACAAAGAATTAAAAATGAACTTGAAAAATTAAATAGAAGTGGAGGTTCATTTTCTTTGGCTTTGGTTTCAGTTTTAGATTTTTATAAACATAAAAATAATCTTTCTTCAATAGAACTTGATGAAACAGTAAAAGACATTTATAAAATGATAAAAATTTCCACAAGGAAATCAGATGAAGTAATGAAAATTTCAAGAAAGGAATTTGGAATTTTACTTCCATTTACAGAATTAAGAAACGCTGAAATTGCTTGTGAAAGAATAAAAAGAAGATCTAATAAAATAAAATCTTCTTATAGAAATATCTCATTAGCTTTTGGAATAACAGAAGTAAGTAATCCAAATGAAGATTTAAACAAAATTTTAGAAAAATTAAAAAAAGCCTTATATATTTCTGAGGGAAATAGAGGAGATGTGGCTTTTCTTTGA